A window from Nitrosopumilus adriaticus encodes these proteins:
- a CDS encoding archaeal proteasome endopeptidase complex subunit alpha, whose translation MMASRGYDMTPTMYSPDGRIYQVEYAIETVKRGTIAIGILSKEGVILAVEEKPRPLQTKNITQKIFQVDYHIGVAAAGYIPDARVQVDSARFFSQGNRMTYDESVEVATVAKHLADQAHQFTQYGGVRPNGVSMIIAGIDQKGESIYVTDPSGTYLQYSAVAIGAGAEDVNEFLEKFYNEDMSLDDAAALAIAAINLKAEQKDGANNVKMAKITAESKVFEKISQADVENYSKNASKFDTQ comes from the coding sequence ATGATGGCATCACGTGGTTACGATATGACTCCAACCATGTATTCTCCAGATGGCAGAATTTACCAAGTAGAGTATGCAATTGAAACTGTAAAAAGGGGAACTATTGCAATCGGAATTCTCAGCAAAGAAGGAGTTATTCTAGCAGTAGAGGAAAAACCACGTCCATTACAAACTAAAAATATTACACAGAAGATTTTTCAAGTTGATTATCATATAGGAGTTGCAGCAGCAGGATATATTCCAGATGCACGTGTTCAAGTAGACAGTGCAAGATTCTTTTCACAAGGAAATAGAATGACATATGATGAATCAGTTGAAGTTGCTACAGTTGCAAAACATTTAGCTGATCAAGCACATCAATTTACACAATATGGCGGAGTACGTCCAAATGGAGTATCTATGATCATTGCAGGAATTGATCAGAAAGGAGAATCAATCTATGTTACAGATCCTAGTGGAACTTATCTACAATATTCAGCAGTTGCAATTGGTGCAGGTGCAGAAGATGTCAATGAATTTTTGGAGAAATTCTACAACGAAGATATGAGTTTGGATGATGCAGCAGCATTAGCTATTGCAGCAATTAATCTAAAGGCTGAACAAAAAGATGGTGCAAATAATGTAAAGATGGCAAAGATAACTGCAGAATCTAAAGTCTTTGAGAAAATTTCTCAAGCAGACGTGGAAAATTATTCTAAAAACGCATCAAAGTTTGATACTCAATAG
- a CDS encoding DEAD/DEAH box helicase, which yields MKFSCPKCKSKIEIQKTFNKKMHVSCGKCGIEDLLEFSKNIDEVFLEFLSRFDKGLVTTVGLSEGLKEEGIIRAENEIKEMIGNNKPDKITEEILFSKKDYISEYKVLKNPEPKMGSKIEEMGLDESISEHLKELKIGQFYKYQEEAIQEITFGENVVIEAPTASGKTEAFLIPVIQRIKKEANEGNVFAIFVYPTKALARDQFPKIQKFAEKIGVDVKVFDGDTKLPDRRDIIDNPPQILVTNFDVLHYHMWHQTKFSSLLSSTRILIVDEAHVYSGIFGSNVHYIIKRLKRICSSKLQFVAASATLDDAKKFCEKLFGEKMQIIHGSGKKGQTNFVMLFPSLRTQRKLMVELTKKLTEKNHKTMVFNNSHLNSELLAIQAKKQKVNIKVHRAGLMANYRTSVEKQFKEDKLQAISCTPTLELGIDVGNVDCVISSTIPVNRLIQRIGRAARKGQRGYAFLALGNDPISQYYKNHPDDYFEDIEKTYIDPKNPFVEEFQVLAMACDRPISKHELKEHQEVIEHHIIKENLKIFNNRIVPNFDKINSMLNEFSIRGIGKSIDIFLSDRKVGDRVLPIALEELHKDAIYFLAGIRYRVKEFDYPKKNMARLEKISRDYPYYTKSLTEEWPTIETIFEKRIANGVEVAFCKLHIQKKVYGYVNIELGQEITQGEKVMLDAPLEYDFITKGIVFHAPRPLKVIEKAEDEDYAEASGYHATEHVVIEGSNMITGGVSQDLGGISLGTSGLIFIYDGAIGGSGASKALYDRFEKALERSMHIVKECPCKNESGCPRCTFSYRCGNNNEFLHKYSALEILERINKGEKTELIDPTEGDRPLV from the coding sequence TTGAAATTCTCATGTCCAAAATGTAAGTCAAAGATAGAGATACAGAAAACATTTAACAAAAAAATGCATGTTTCTTGTGGAAAATGCGGCATCGAGGATCTACTTGAATTTTCAAAAAACATAGACGAAGTATTTCTTGAATTTCTCTCACGTTTTGATAAGGGTCTAGTCACAACCGTAGGACTATCAGAAGGGCTAAAAGAAGAGGGAATCATCAGAGCAGAAAATGAAATCAAAGAGATGATAGGAAATAACAAGCCAGATAAAATTACTGAAGAGATATTATTTTCAAAGAAAGACTATATCTCAGAATACAAAGTTTTGAAGAATCCCGAGCCTAAAATGGGCTCAAAAATCGAAGAGATGGGACTTGATGAATCGATTTCAGAGCATCTCAAAGAATTAAAGATTGGGCAATTTTACAAATATCAAGAAGAGGCAATTCAAGAAATCACATTTGGTGAAAATGTTGTAATTGAGGCACCCACCGCATCTGGAAAAACAGAAGCATTTTTGATTCCAGTAATTCAAAGAATAAAAAAAGAGGCAAATGAAGGAAATGTTTTTGCAATTTTTGTTTATCCAACAAAAGCTTTAGCACGAGATCAATTCCCAAAAATTCAAAAATTTGCAGAAAAGATTGGAGTAGATGTCAAAGTTTTTGATGGAGACACCAAACTTCCAGACAGACGAGATATAATTGACAACCCTCCTCAAATTTTAGTTACAAATTTTGATGTATTGCATTATCACATGTGGCATCAGACAAAGTTTTCATCTCTACTGTCATCCACTAGAATTCTAATTGTAGATGAGGCACATGTCTATTCAGGAATTTTTGGTTCCAATGTACACTATATCATAAAAAGACTCAAAAGAATTTGCAGCAGCAAGCTACAGTTTGTTGCAGCATCTGCAACTTTAGATGATGCAAAGAAATTTTGTGAGAAGTTATTTGGTGAGAAGATGCAAATTATTCATGGATCTGGAAAAAAAGGTCAAACAAATTTTGTGATGCTATTTCCATCACTTAGAACTCAAAGAAAACTCATGGTGGAACTGACAAAGAAGTTGACTGAAAAAAATCACAAGACCATGGTCTTTAACAACTCGCATCTAAACTCTGAACTATTAGCAATTCAAGCAAAAAAACAAAAAGTCAACATCAAAGTTCATCGAGCTGGACTGATGGCAAACTATAGAACTTCAGTAGAAAAGCAATTCAAAGAAGACAAGTTACAGGCAATTTCTTGTACTCCCACGCTTGAGTTAGGCATAGATGTAGGAAATGTAGATTGTGTGATTTCATCTACCATTCCAGTCAATAGACTAATCCAAAGGATAGGCAGAGCTGCTAGAAAAGGGCAAAGAGGATATGCATTTTTGGCATTGGGTAATGACCCAATATCACAATACTACAAAAATCATCCTGATGATTATTTTGAAGACATTGAGAAAACATACATTGATCCAAAAAATCCATTCGTAGAAGAATTTCAAGTGTTGGCAATGGCATGCGACAGACCAATATCAAAGCATGAACTAAAAGAACATCAAGAAGTAATAGAGCATCACATTATCAAAGAAAATCTGAAAATTTTTAACAACAGAATTGTTCCCAATTTTGACAAAATAAATTCCATGTTAAATGAATTCAGCATCAGAGGGATTGGAAAATCAATTGATATATTCCTATCAGATAGAAAAGTTGGAGACAGAGTTCTACCAATTGCATTAGAAGAATTACACAAGGATGCAATCTATTTTTTAGCAGGTATTCGTTACAGAGTAAAAGAATTTGATTATCCTAAAAAAAATATGGCAAGGCTAGAAAAAATTTCACGAGACTATCCATACTATACAAAATCATTGACTGAAGAATGGCCAACTATAGAAACTATTTTTGAGAAAAGAATTGCAAACGGGGTAGAAGTTGCGTTTTGTAAATTGCATATTCAAAAGAAAGTTTACGGATATGTCAATATCGAGTTGGGGCAAGAAATTACTCAAGGTGAAAAAGTCATGCTAGACGCACCATTAGAATATGATTTTATCACCAAAGGAATTGTCTTTCATGCACCAAGACCGCTCAAAGTTATAGAAAAAGCAGAGGATGAAGATTATGCTGAAGCCAGTGGATACCATGCAACAGAGCATGTTGTAATCGAGGGAAGCAACATGATAACAGGAGGTGTCTCTCAAGACTTGGGGGGAATATCACTAGGTACTTCAGGCTTGATTTTCATCTATGACGGTGCTATTGGAGGTAGTGGTGCAAGTAAGGCATTGTACGACAGATTTGAGAAGGCCCTTGAGAGAAGCATGCACATCGTAAAGGAATGCCCTTGCAAAAATGAGTCAGGATGCCCACGATGTACGTTCTCATATAGATGTGGAAACAATAATGAATTTCTTCACAAATATTCGGCGTTGGAGATTCTTGAGAGAATAAACAAAGGGGAGAAAACAGAATTAATAGATCCCACAGAAGGGGATAGGCCACTAGTATAA
- a CDS encoding DNA-methyltransferase, protein MKKIEINKIYNLNCIEGMNLIPKNKIDLVITDPPFAINFKAKKANYNRTSSRVLSGYNEIKAKDYYDFTFAWMSEVFRILKDSGSMYVFSGWNNLKDILRALDDVGFTTINHIIWKYQFGVVTKRKFVTSHYHCLYVCKDDKKRKFFPFTRFGKDEKTKDGRSLHYRDKEDVWDIKREYWTGDEKTPTKLPSELIQKLLEYSSDKKDIVFDPFLGSGQVAVVSKSLNRRYLGFEIVPDYYKFAKKRLDKNMYRIKNSK, encoded by the coding sequence ATGAAAAAAATTGAAATTAACAAAATTTACAACCTGAACTGTATTGAGGGAATGAACTTAATTCCTAAAAATAAGATTGATCTTGTAATTACCGATCCTCCATTTGCCATAAATTTTAAGGCAAAAAAAGCAAATTATAACAGAACTTCATCACGTGTATTGTCCGGTTACAACGAAATCAAGGCTAAAGATTACTATGATTTCACTTTTGCATGGATGAGTGAGGTTTTTCGAATCCTAAAAGATTCTGGAAGCATGTATGTTTTTTCTGGATGGAATAATCTTAAAGATATTCTCCGTGCATTAGATGATGTGGGATTTACAACCATAAATCACATTATTTGGAAATATCAGTTTGGTGTTGTCACAAAAAGAAAATTTGTCACTTCTCATTACCATTGTCTCTATGTGTGCAAAGATGATAAAAAACGAAAATTCTTTCCCTTTACTAGATTTGGCAAAGATGAAAAAACAAAAGATGGTCGAAGTCTTCATTATAGAGACAAAGAAGATGTTTGGGATATCAAAAGGGAATATTGGACAGGGGATGAAAAGACACCTACTAAACTTCCATCTGAATTAATTCAAAAACTTTTGGAATACTCTAGTGACAAAAAAGATATTGTTTTTGATCCATTTCTTGGATCCGGACAAGTTGCAGTAGTCAGCAAGTCTCTTAATCGACGCTATCTTGGTTTTGAAATAGTTCCTGACTATTACAAATTTGCCAAAAAGCGACTCGATAAAAACATGTACAGAATAAAAAATTCAAAATAA
- a CDS encoding P-II family nitrogen regulator has protein sequence MKKVEAIVQSGAKDAVVAAIKKVGVGGVTTYQVQGQGAQDPPLVGQYFSRDMIVCVVDDPKLDDVIDAIANVACTGTKGDGKVFVTDICDALDICTKKRGTMDI, from the coding sequence ATGAAAAAAGTTGAAGCAATCGTTCAATCTGGCGCAAAAGATGCAGTAGTTGCTGCAATCAAAAAAGTTGGTGTTGGTGGTGTAACTACTTATCAAGTTCAAGGTCAAGGCGCACAAGATCCTCCCTTAGTTGGACAATATTTCAGCAGAGATATGATAGTCTGTGTTGTTGACGATCCTAAACTAGATGATGTGATCGATGCAATTGCAAATGTTGCATGTACTGGAACCAAAGGTGATGGTAAAGTCTTCGTTACAGACATTTGTGACGCACTTGATATCTGCACTAAAAAACGTGGAACAATGGATATCTAA
- a CDS encoding Glu/Leu/Phe/Val family dehydrogenase — translation MVKHDPFANATKQVNDACDILGIKDKGLREYLAMPNKVLRVKIPVKMDNGKIRVFTGFRSQHNNDRGPYKGGIRYFNPEGGVEYMEREVMALSSWMTWKCAIVDVPLGGGKGGIYVNPKTEKISEAELERLTRGFAFKISEIIGPAKDIPAPDVYTTGREMTQIMDTFSKLNGNQYSPGVITGKPITMGGSLARNVATGLGAAYTVREAAKAIKLNLKGAKVVLQGFGNASTFAGEYLEKMGAKIIGVSDSKGSISIPNGAKVSKILEHKQKHGSVVGFPGSKKISTEELLTTKCDVLVPGALENQINAKIAKNLKCKIIAEAANGPTLPEADPIIYQKKILVIPDILANSGGVCISYLEWVQNNMGYYWSFDEVANKMEKNITKGFKDAYEMSKKHKVDMRKATMALAVQRVVDAFEERGIWP, via the coding sequence TTGGTCAAGCATGATCCGTTTGCAAATGCAACAAAGCAAGTTAACGATGCTTGTGATATTTTAGGAATTAAAGATAAAGGATTGCGTGAATATCTTGCAATGCCCAACAAAGTTTTGAGAGTAAAGATTCCAGTAAAGATGGATAATGGAAAAATTAGAGTTTTCACAGGTTTTAGAAGTCAGCATAATAATGATAGAGGACCATACAAAGGAGGCATTCGTTACTTTAACCCAGAAGGTGGTGTTGAATACATGGAACGCGAAGTTATGGCTTTGTCATCATGGATGACTTGGAAGTGTGCCATTGTAGATGTTCCATTAGGTGGTGGCAAAGGTGGCATCTATGTTAATCCTAAAACTGAAAAGATTAGTGAAGCAGAACTTGAAAGATTAACAAGAGGATTTGCATTCAAAATTTCTGAGATCATTGGTCCTGCAAAAGATATTCCAGCTCCTGATGTTTACACAACTGGAAGAGAAATGACTCAAATCATGGATACATTTAGCAAACTAAACGGTAATCAATATTCTCCAGGTGTTATCACTGGAAAACCAATCACTATGGGTGGTTCTCTAGCAAGAAATGTTGCTACTGGTTTAGGTGCAGCATATACTGTTAGAGAAGCGGCAAAGGCAATCAAACTAAATCTAAAAGGTGCTAAAGTTGTTTTACAAGGATTTGGAAATGCATCTACATTTGCAGGTGAATATCTTGAAAAAATGGGTGCAAAAATTATTGGTGTTAGTGACTCTAAAGGATCTATCTCAATTCCAAATGGCGCCAAAGTCAGTAAAATTTTAGAGCATAAACAAAAACATGGCTCTGTTGTAGGATTTCCAGGAAGCAAAAAAATCAGCACTGAAGAATTACTTACTACAAAATGTGATGTTCTAGTTCCAGGTGCACTTGAAAATCAAATCAATGCAAAGATTGCAAAGAATCTAAAATGTAAAATTATTGCAGAAGCTGCAAACGGTCCGACATTACCTGAAGCAGATCCAATTATTTATCAAAAGAAAATCCTAGTAATTCCGGATATTCTTGCAAACTCTGGTGGTGTATGTATCTCATATCTTGAATGGGTTCAAAATAACATGGGTTACTATTGGAGCTTTGATGAGGTTGCAAACAAGATGGAGAAAAATATCACTAAGGGATTCAAAGATGCATATGAAATGTCAAAGAAACACAAAGTTGACATGAGAAAGGCTACTATGGCTTTAGCTGTACAAAGAGTAGTTGATGCATTTGAAGAAAGAGGAATTTGGCCTTAA
- a CDS encoding Sec-independent protein translocase subunit TatA/TatB, with protein sequence MIEYSLNVGGSEWLIIIFVALVLILGTGKLPGTARKLGKAVNEYNKAKNEIQDQMKDVTEESPKISGPVETEREKLEMIAKSAGVKTEGKTDEEIRKNISEKIGQKRIDEPEKK encoded by the coding sequence ATGATAGAGTATTCACTAAATGTGGGTGGAAGTGAATGGCTAATCATAATTTTTGTAGCCCTTGTTTTGATTTTGGGGACTGGAAAGCTTCCCGGAACTGCAAGAAAACTAGGAAAAGCAGTTAATGAGTACAATAAAGCAAAAAACGAAATTCAAGATCAGATGAAAGATGTTACTGAAGAATCACCAAAAATTTCAGGGCCAGTTGAAACAGAAAGAGAAAAGTTAGAAATGATTGCAAAATCAGCTGGAGTGAAAACAGAAGGTAAAACAGATGAAGAGATTCGAAAAAACATATCAGAAAAAATAGGTCAAAAAAGAATCGATGAGCCTGAAAAGAAATAA
- a CDS encoding DNA topoisomerase I has product MKWKTLQHNGILFPPEYEAQGFTIKIKGETVSLDVNQEEMVYQWAKKKDTPYAQDKVFQKNFTADFAKTLDSKFKKISYEDIDFSNAYKIVDKEKDLKEMMTKEEKKALAAKRKELREKLKVKYGIAIMDGKEVEVGNYMAEPPGIFIGRGEHPLRGRWKPRVTAKDVTLNLGKEAKVPEGKWGKIIHDKDSMWLASWMDFLTQKRKYVWLADTAGLKQDRDKEKYEKAVKLAKEIDKIKDKIVVDMKSKDPKISRIATACYLIYRTAMRVGDEKDPDEADTVGATTLRKEHIKITANTIEFDFLGKDSVRWQETVVAEGHDKQFQENLKKLIEKKKPKDEIFDDITSRHVNAYYSSIVKGLTAKVFRTYLATTVVKNYLVEHDKMKGKTATEKLYHAKLANLEAAMMCNHKRTIPKTFEQSLQKKRDTLKKVKKEEAWKKTEETLKKVQTSEPKTDTQKKNKEKRIKTLNEQIRKQKKKQKERLQKLELQIDLSEKTKDYNIGTSLRNYIDPRVFKAWTDEVGAEWEKLYTSALQKKFLWVKNENVKWNEIK; this is encoded by the coding sequence ATGAAATGGAAAACGCTACAACATAATGGAATCTTATTCCCACCTGAATATGAGGCACAGGGATTTACAATCAAGATCAAAGGTGAGACAGTATCACTTGATGTCAATCAAGAGGAGATGGTATATCAGTGGGCAAAAAAGAAGGACACCCCGTATGCTCAGGACAAGGTTTTTCAAAAAAACTTTACTGCAGATTTTGCAAAAACTCTAGATTCTAAATTTAAAAAAATATCATATGAAGACATTGATTTTTCAAATGCCTACAAAATAGTAGACAAGGAAAAGGATCTCAAAGAGATGATGACTAAAGAAGAGAAGAAAGCACTTGCTGCAAAAAGAAAAGAATTGCGAGAAAAATTGAAAGTAAAATACGGAATTGCCATAATGGATGGCAAAGAAGTAGAAGTAGGAAACTACATGGCAGAACCTCCGGGAATCTTTATTGGAAGAGGAGAACACCCACTTAGAGGAAGATGGAAACCCAGAGTAACTGCAAAAGATGTTACACTAAATCTAGGAAAAGAAGCCAAAGTACCTGAAGGTAAATGGGGGAAGATTATTCATGATAAGGACTCCATGTGGCTTGCAAGCTGGATGGATTTTCTCACACAAAAAAGAAAATATGTATGGCTTGCAGATACTGCAGGACTAAAACAAGACAGAGATAAAGAAAAGTACGAAAAGGCAGTAAAGCTTGCAAAGGAGATTGACAAAATTAAAGACAAGATTGTTGTAGACATGAAGAGTAAGGATCCAAAGATCAGCAGAATTGCAACTGCCTGTTATTTAATTTACAGAACCGCAATGAGGGTAGGAGACGAAAAAGATCCAGACGAGGCAGATACTGTAGGTGCCACTACCCTTAGAAAGGAACACATCAAAATTACTGCAAATACCATAGAGTTTGATTTTCTAGGTAAGGATAGTGTAAGATGGCAAGAGACAGTTGTAGCAGAAGGACATGATAAACAATTTCAAGAGAATCTAAAGAAACTGATTGAAAAGAAAAAACCAAAAGATGAGATCTTCGATGACATCACATCAAGACACGTCAACGCATATTATTCAAGTATTGTAAAGGGATTAACTGCAAAGGTATTCAGAACATACTTGGCAACTACAGTTGTCAAGAACTATCTGGTAGAGCATGACAAGATGAAAGGAAAGACTGCTACTGAGAAACTATACCATGCAAAATTAGCAAACCTTGAGGCAGCTATGATGTGTAATCATAAAAGAACAATTCCAAAAACTTTCGAGCAATCATTACAAAAGAAAAGAGACACACTAAAAAAAGTAAAGAAAGAAGAAGCCTGGAAGAAGACTGAAGAGACACTAAAAAAAGTACAGACATCCGAACCAAAGACAGATACTCAAAAGAAGAATAAAGAGAAAAGAATCAAGACTCTAAATGAACAAATCAGAAAACAAAAGAAGAAACAAAAAGAGAGATTGCAAAAATTAGAATTACAAATTGATTTGTCTGAAAAAACCAAAGACTACAACATCGGAACATCTTTGAGAAATTATATCGATCCTCGTGTATTCAAGGCATGGACTGATGAGGTAGGTGCTGAGTGGGAGAAACTATACACATCAGCACTACAAAAGAAATTCCTCTGGGTCAAAAATGAAAATGTAAAATGGAATGAAATAAAGTAA
- a CDS encoding class I SAM-dependent methyltransferase, protein MGLGSYWGEVMEVLREIIPVYDKVNSIISLGKDVEHRNRGISGRVLPGNKILDAGSGFGNMSKTALKLTDGEILITLYDPLVPMLKNTSSHFDEHPDMANGVFEHIPFRDEEFDAVLCGYSLRDAINLRIAISEIHRVLKKDGRFVIVDLGKPDNAFIRAGVSFYLRCILPILAFIAGGRLGLKFGTLYGTFKRWPANKKLEGLILEKFSRVEFEKDLMGGAIMVAAYK, encoded by the coding sequence ATGGGTTTAGGAAGTTATTGGGGCGAAGTAATGGAAGTACTTCGAGAAATTATTCCAGTTTATGACAAAGTAAATTCTATTATCTCTTTAGGAAAAGATGTTGAACATAGAAATCGGGGAATTTCAGGAAGAGTTCTTCCAGGAAACAAGATCCTTGATGCAGGCTCTGGTTTTGGCAACATGTCAAAGACTGCTTTGAAATTAACGGATGGGGAAATTTTAATTACACTATATGATCCACTTGTACCAATGCTAAAAAATACTAGCAGTCATTTTGATGAACATCCAGATATGGCAAATGGTGTATTTGAGCACATTCCGTTTAGAGATGAAGAGTTCGATGCCGTTTTGTGCGGATATTCTTTAAGGGATGCAATCAATTTGAGAATTGCAATTTCAGAAATTCATAGAGTTTTAAAAAAAGATGGAAGATTTGTAATTGTAGATTTAGGAAAACCAGATAATGCATTCATCAGAGCAGGAGTTTCATTTTATCTTCGATGCATTCTACCAATTCTTGCATTTATCGCAGGTGGAAGATTAGGATTGAAGTTTGGAACATTATATGGAACATTCAAGAGATGGCCTGCAAACAAAAAACTTGAAGGACTGATTCTAGAAAAATTTTCTAGAGTTGAATTTGAGAAAGATCTTATGGGTGGCGCAATAATGGTTGCCGCATACAAATGA
- a CDS encoding SDR family oxidoreductase translates to MEKVALVTGSSSGIGLEAALALARDGYKTFASMRDIKKGVELEQAAKKENLSIEIIQLDVDKEESIISAIKKIISDCQRLDVLVNNAGYGQFGCTEDVSVDDFRKQFETNFFSIVRIIQEVAPIMRKQKSGNIINISSVAGRMGLPGSPAYISSKFALEGLGECLRYELGQFGIRTTLIEPGVIKTNFFESMKIPESKKDPKYKEITEHILSGLKMMVQMGTPPSEVAKVIIKAIHDDEMLPRYIVGTDAAMFLEAKKMKTDIEFEKYLSKELFPG, encoded by the coding sequence ATGGAAAAAGTAGCTCTAGTTACAGGCAGTTCTTCAGGTATTGGATTAGAAGCTGCATTAGCACTTGCAAGGGATGGCTACAAAACTTTTGCAAGTATGAGAGATATAAAAAAAGGAGTCGAGTTAGAGCAAGCTGCAAAAAAAGAAAATCTATCAATTGAAATAATTCAGTTAGACGTAGACAAAGAAGAATCAATAATTTCTGCAATAAAAAAAATAATTTCAGATTGTCAAAGATTAGATGTTCTAGTAAACAATGCGGGATATGGTCAATTTGGATGCACAGAAGATGTATCTGTTGATGATTTTAGAAAACAATTTGAGACCAATTTCTTTAGCATTGTAAGAATAATTCAAGAGGTTGCACCAATAATGAGAAAACAAAAATCAGGAAACATCATCAACATTAGTTCAGTTGCAGGAAGAATGGGCCTTCCAGGATCTCCGGCATATATTAGTTCAAAGTTTGCATTAGAAGGTTTAGGCGAATGCCTACGATACGAACTCGGACAGTTCGGAATAAGGACGACTCTGATTGAACCCGGAGTGATCAAAACAAACTTTTTTGAATCAATGAAGATTCCAGAATCAAAGAAAGATCCAAAATACAAAGAAATTACTGAGCATATTCTCTCAGGACTAAAGATGATGGTACAGATGGGAACACCACCTTCTGAAGTTGCCAAAGTAATCATCAAAGCAATTCATGATGATGAAATGCTGCCCCGATACATCGTAGGAACTGATGCTGCCATGTTCTTGGAAGCAAAAAAGATGAAAACAGACATAGAATTTGAAAAATATCTCAGTAAAGAGCTATTTCCAGGCTGA
- a CDS encoding MFS transporter, which translates to MNKVLILVNITGLIIGISYGLHGPILPVFAKNVIGATYSELGLIGLTNFIPYMFIPLFVGILLDRINNGYLLAVGAAMNSASIYLLSIAQSVPEIMGFRVITGIAHAFFWPPCESIISNESSEKNRVRNISWFTMFFVIGFMVGPLLGTLFLESLDITYRILFQIAAFILAAGIITSLLASRKSVRNHHEGFSFSSIKQMKKFPEVIILLIFCTSSFGIILTIFPAFLNDRGMTASDILLLYFVFGISRVGSLALAGKFARYTSQTLIAGTIAVSIGLAISIYAESIIAFGIALVLMGFGFSIFFPLTLEIILSKTRKAISGKIIGAYETIFGMGWAIGPTMGGPISQSFGNEMPYVLFCIIGIGVAVFAIISRKKLEPQRVLN; encoded by the coding sequence ATGAACAAAGTACTGATTCTAGTTAACATCACTGGCCTAATAATTGGAATCTCATACGGACTTCATGGTCCAATCCTACCAGTATTTGCAAAGAATGTCATCGGCGCAACATATTCAGAACTTGGTTTAATCGGATTAACAAACTTCATTCCCTACATGTTCATTCCATTGTTTGTAGGAATTCTTTTAGATAGAATCAACAACGGATATTTACTTGCAGTAGGAGCTGCAATGAATTCAGCATCAATATATCTTCTATCTATCGCACAATCAGTTCCCGAGATTATGGGATTTCGAGTCATAACTGGAATTGCTCATGCATTTTTTTGGCCACCTTGTGAGTCCATAATATCAAATGAAAGTTCTGAGAAAAACAGAGTCAGAAATATTTCTTGGTTTACAATGTTTTTTGTAATTGGATTTATGGTCGGTCCATTACTTGGAACACTATTCCTTGAGAGCCTAGACATTACGTACAGAATTTTATTCCAAATTGCAGCATTTATTCTAGCAGCAGGAATAATTACATCTCTTTTAGCCTCAAGAAAAAGTGTTAGAAATCATCATGAGGGATTTTCTTTTTCATCAATTAAACAAATGAAGAAATTTCCCGAAGTCATAATCTTATTGATTTTTTGCACATCCTCCTTTGGGATAATTCTCACGATTTTTCCTGCATTTCTAAATGACAGAGGAATGACTGCATCAGATATTTTATTGCTGTATTTTGTTTTTGGGATATCTCGAGTCGGTTCTCTCGCACTTGCGGGAAAGTTTGCAAGATATACTAGTCAGACTTTGATTGCAGGAACGATTGCAGTATCAATCGGTTTGGCAATATCAATTTATGCCGAATCAATCATTGCTTTTGGAATTGCATTGGTTTTGATGGGTTTTGGATTCAGTATTTTCTTCCCACTTACATTAGAAATAATCTTGAGTAAGACAAGAAAAGCAATATCAGGAAAAATAATTGGCGCTTATGAAACTATTTTCGGTATGGGGTGGGCAATAGGACCAACAATGGGAGGTCCAATATCCCAATCATTTGGAAATGAAATGCCATATGTCTTATTTTGTATAATAGGGATTGGGGTTGCAGTATTTGCAATAATATCTAGAAAGAAACTAGAACCGCAAAGAGTTTTGAATTAG
- a CDS encoding ArsR/SmtB family transcription factor yields MANQLLEFKEILRSRQISPQRKSDKQTRKLLLYLFTSTRGGFTRLRIIIHLLDKPYNTHQLAQALELDYKAVQHHLKVLEKNNLVSKIGEKYGAIYHLSNFLEVNIHTLEEAIDKLDRKINQKKVYI; encoded by the coding sequence ATGGCAAACCAACTCCTAGAATTCAAAGAAATTCTTAGATCAAGACAAATTTCTCCTCAAAGAAAATCTGACAAGCAGACGAGGAAATTACTACTTTACTTATTCACAAGTACTAGAGGGGGCTTTACTAGATTACGGATAATAATTCATCTGCTTGATAAGCCATACAATACACATCAATTAGCACAAGCACTTGAACTTGATTACAAAGCGGTTCAACATCATTTGAAAGTACTTGAAAAAAATAACCTGGTTTCTAAAATCGGTGAAAAATATGGGGCAATTTATCATCTATCAAACTTCCTTGAAGTAAATATTCATACATTGGAGGAAGCAATAGATAAGCTAGATAGAAAAATTAATCAGAAAAAAGTATACATTTGA